The Rhodococcus sp. X156 genome window below encodes:
- the rplV gene encoding 50S ribosomal protein L22, with protein MSSTDEVFPHAMAKARYVRVTPMKARRVVELIKGRPAAEALAVLRFAPQAASEPVAKVLASAVANAENNLGLDPATLVVSTAFVDEGPTLKRFQPRAQGRAFRIRKRTSHITIEVESRPRRSSDASPRNRRSSAAKAASKGSAQ; from the coding sequence ATGAGCAGCACAGACGAAGTTTTCCCGCACGCGATGGCCAAGGCCCGCTACGTCCGGGTCACGCCCATGAAGGCGCGCCGCGTCGTCGAGCTGATCAAGGGCCGTCCCGCGGCTGAGGCGCTCGCCGTCCTGCGGTTCGCGCCGCAGGCCGCCAGCGAGCCGGTGGCCAAGGTGCTCGCGAGCGCCGTCGCCAACGCCGAGAACAACCTCGGGCTGGACCCCGCCACGCTGGTCGTCTCCACGGCGTTCGTGGACGAGGGACCGACGCTGAAGCGTTTCCAGCCCCGGGCACAGGGCCGTGCCTTCCGCATCCGGAAGCGCACGAGCCACATCACGATCGAGGTTGAGAGCCGGCCGCGTCGCAGCTCCGACGCCTCGCCTCGAAACCGTAGGAGCTCGGCCGCCAAGGCCGCCTCGAAGGGAAGTGCTCAGTAG
- the rpsS gene encoding 30S ribosomal protein S19, producing the protein MPRSLKKGPFVDDHLLAKVDVQNEKGTKQVIKTWSRRSTITPDFIGHTFAVHDGRKHVPVFVSDAMVGHKLGEFAPTRTFRGHIKDDRKARRR; encoded by the coding sequence ATGCCACGCAGCCTTAAGAAGGGCCCGTTCGTCGATGACCACCTCCTTGCGAAGGTGGACGTCCAGAACGAGAAGGGGACCAAGCAGGTCATCAAGACCTGGTCCCGACGATCGACCATCACGCCGGACTTCATCGGACACACGTTCGCGGTGCACGACGGCCGCAAGCACGTCCCGGTGTTCGTCTCGGACGCCATGGTGGGACACAAGCTCGGTGAGTTCGCGCCCACGCGGACGTTCCGTGGACACATCAAGGACGACCGAAAGGCGCGCCGCCGATGA
- the rplB gene encoding 50S ribosomal protein L2, producing the protein MAIRKYKPTTPGRRGSSVSDFAEITRSTPEKSLVRPLHGRGGRNAHGRITTRHKGGGHKRAYRLIDFRRADKDGVPAKVAHIEYDPNRTANIALLHYADGEKRYILAPAKLKQGDTVEAGAKADIKPGNNLPLRNIPTGTTIHSVELRPGGGAKMARSAGASIQLLGKEGTYATLRMPSGEIRRVDVRCRASVGEVGNAEQSNINWGKAGRMRWKGKRPTVRGVVMNPVDHPHGGGEGKTSGGRHPVSPWGTPEGRTRKSKPSDKLIVRRRRTGKNKR; encoded by the coding sequence ATGGCAATCCGCAAGTACAAGCCGACCACTCCCGGGCGTCGTGGCTCCAGCGTCTCCGACTTCGCTGAGATCACCCGTTCCACCCCGGAGAAGTCGCTGGTCCGTCCGTTGCACGGCCGAGGTGGCCGCAACGCCCACGGCCGCATCACCACCCGCCACAAGGGCGGTGGCCACAAGCGTGCGTACCGGCTCATCGACTTCCGCCGGGCCGACAAGGATGGTGTGCCGGCCAAGGTCGCGCACATCGAGTACGACCCGAACCGCACCGCCAACATCGCGCTGCTGCACTACGCCGACGGGGAGAAGCGCTACATCCTCGCCCCGGCGAAGCTGAAGCAGGGCGACACCGTGGAGGCAGGCGCCAAGGCTGACATCAAGCCCGGCAACAACCTGCCCCTGCGCAACATCCCGACCGGTACCACCATCCACTCGGTGGAGCTGCGTCCCGGTGGCGGCGCCAAGATGGCCCGCTCGGCCGGCGCCAGCATCCAGCTGCTGGGCAAGGAGGGCACCTACGCCACCCTGCGCATGCCCTCCGGTGAGATCCGGCGCGTGGACGTTCGCTGCCGCGCCTCGGTGGGCGAGGTCGGCAACGCCGAGCAGTCCAACATCAACTGGGGCAAGGCCGGCCGCATGCGCTGGAAGGGCAAGCGCCCGACCGTCCGTGGTGTCGTGATGAACCCGGTCGACCACCCGCACGGTGGTGGTGAGGGCAAGACTTCCGGTGGTCGCCACCCGGTGAGCCCGTGGGGCACGCCCGAGGGCCGCACCCGCAAGAGCAAGCCGAGCGACAAGCTCATCGTGCGGCGCCGCCGCACGGGCAAGAACAAGCGCTGA
- the rplW gene encoding 50S ribosomal protein L23, giving the protein MIADPRDVLLAPVISEKSYGLLESNTYTFLVSPDANKTQIKIAVEKVFGVTVKNVNTANRQGKRKRTKFGYGKRKDTKRAIVTLSADSKPIEIFGGPVA; this is encoded by the coding sequence GTGATTGCCGACCCGCGTGACGTGCTCCTGGCACCGGTGATCTCCGAGAAGTCCTACGGGCTGCTCGAGTCGAACACCTACACCTTCCTGGTGTCGCCGGACGCGAACAAGACGCAGATCAAGATCGCCGTGGAGAAGGTCTTCGGCGTGACTGTCAAGAACGTCAACACCGCCAACCGCCAGGGAAAGCGCAAGCGGACGAAGTTCGGGTACGGCAAGCGCAAGGACACCAAGCGCGCGATCGTCACCCTGTCCGCCGACAGCAAGCCCATCGAGATCTTCGGGGGCCCGGTCGCCTGA
- the rplD gene encoding 50S ribosomal protein L4, producing MAIDTKKADAAEASLTVPVRTVDGGTNGTVELPASLFNVQANIPLMHQVVVAQMAAARQGTHKTKTRAEVSGGGAKPYRQKGTGRARQGSTRAPQFVGGGVVHGPTPRSYAQRTPKKMIAAALRGALSDRARSGRIHVVSELVANDVPSTKGVKTLLGAISDRRRFLVVLDRQDAAGWRSLKNLPGVHPIAPDQLNTYDVLVSDDVVFTSASLASLVAGPPRGRSATASARSSELVENEEDSK from the coding sequence ATGGCTATCGACACCAAGAAGGCTGACGCCGCCGAGGCGTCCCTGACCGTGCCCGTGCGCACCGTCGACGGTGGCACCAACGGCACCGTCGAGCTGCCCGCGTCGCTGTTCAACGTGCAGGCGAACATCCCGCTGATGCACCAGGTGGTCGTGGCGCAGATGGCCGCCGCCCGCCAGGGCACGCACAAGACCAAGACCCGCGCGGAGGTGTCCGGCGGTGGCGCCAAGCCCTACCGCCAGAAGGGCACCGGCCGCGCCCGTCAGGGCTCGACCCGCGCGCCGCAGTTCGTCGGCGGTGGCGTCGTGCACGGCCCCACGCCGCGCAGCTACGCGCAGCGCACGCCCAAGAAGATGATCGCCGCCGCTCTCCGCGGGGCGCTCTCCGACCGGGCCCGCTCCGGCCGCATCCACGTCGTCAGCGAGCTCGTGGCCAACGACGTGCCCTCCACCAAGGGCGTGAAGACGCTGCTGGGTGCGATCAGCGACCGTCGTCGCTTCCTGGTGGTCCTGGACCGTCAGGACGCTGCCGGCTGGCGCAGCCTGAAGAACCTGCCCGGCGTGCACCCCATTGCGCCGGACCAGCTCAACACCTACGACGTCCTCGTCTCCGACGACGTCGTGTTCACCAGCGCGTCGCTCGCCTCCCTCGTCGCCGGTCCGCCCCGCGGACGCAGCGCCACGGCGTCGGCTCGTTCGAGTGAGCTCGTGGAGAACGAGGAGGACAGCAAGTGA
- the rplC gene encoding 50S ribosomal protein L3, translating to MAENKMKGILGNKLGMTQVFDENNRIVPVTVVQAGPCVVTQVRTVENDGYNAVQLAFGAIDPRRVIKPVAGQFAKAGTTPRRHLVELRMEDVSGYEVGQEITADLFADGAVVDVTGTSKGKGTAGVMKRHGFHGLGAGHGVKRVHRSPGSIGGASTPGRVFKGMRMAGRMGNERVTTQNLTVYRVDAEAGLLLIKGAVPGNKGGLVFVKSAVKGGAL from the coding sequence ATGGCTGAGAACAAGATGAAGGGCATCCTGGGCAACAAGCTCGGCATGACCCAGGTGTTCGACGAGAACAACCGGATCGTCCCGGTGACCGTCGTGCAGGCTGGGCCCTGTGTCGTCACCCAGGTGCGAACCGTAGAGAACGACGGCTACAACGCTGTGCAGCTGGCCTTCGGCGCGATTGACCCGCGCCGCGTGATCAAGCCCGTTGCGGGCCAGTTCGCCAAGGCCGGCACCACGCCTCGTCGCCACCTCGTCGAGCTCCGCATGGAGGACGTCTCCGGCTACGAGGTCGGCCAGGAGATCACCGCCGACCTCTTCGCCGATGGCGCAGTGGTCGACGTGACCGGCACCAGCAAGGGCAAGGGAACCGCCGGTGTCATGAAGCGCCACGGCTTCCACGGCCTGGGTGCGGGACACGGCGTGAAGCGCGTGCACCGCTCGCCCGGCTCCATCGGTGGCGCCTCCACCCCCGGTCGCGTGTTCAAGGGCATGCGCATGGCGGGTCGGATGGGCAACGAGCGGGTCACCACGCAGAACCTGACCGTGTACCGCGTCGACGCCGAGGCCGGCCTGCTGCTCATCAAGGGCGCCGTTCCCGGCAACAAGGGCGGACTCGTGTTCGTCAAGTCCGCAGTGAAGGGTGGTGCCCTCTGA
- the rpsJ gene encoding 30S ribosomal protein S10, whose protein sequence is MAGQKIRIRLKAYDHEAIDASARKIVETVTRTGARVVGPVPLPTEKNVYCVIRSPHKYKDSREHFEMRTHKRLIDILDPTPKTVDALMRIDLPASVDVNIQ, encoded by the coding sequence GTGGCGGGACAAAAGATCCGCATCCGGCTCAAGGCCTATGACCATGAGGCGATCGACGCGTCCGCGCGCAAGATCGTCGAGACCGTCACCCGTACGGGTGCACGCGTGGTCGGTCCTGTGCCGCTGCCGACCGAGAAGAACGTGTACTGCGTCATCCGCTCGCCGCACAAGTACAAGGACTCGCGCGAGCACTTCGAGATGCGCACCCACAAGCGCCTCATTGACATCCTCGACCCGACGCCCAAGACGGTGGACGCGCTCATGCGCATCGACCTTCCGGCGAGCGTCGACGTCAACATCCAGTGA
- a CDS encoding alpha/beta fold hydrolase, producing MPVATLNGIRLSYAVSGEGPLVVLVMGSGSPGRVWDLHQTPALEAAGYRVARVDNRGIAPSDECPEGFTIADMAADTAALIEHLGSPAAVVGTSLGARITQELALTRPELVSRAVLFTAHARLRPAQAALSAAEAELAETGQRVSPRYSAAVTAALNLSPRTLADPSTCQEWLDVLEFSAATGGPGTAAQLRLDNGFDRRSAYRGIRVPTMVVAFADDRVIDPQLCREVADAIPGCRYEVVADAGHFGLLERPEPANALLLEFLSGR from the coding sequence GTGCCCGTCGCGACGCTGAACGGCATCCGGCTGAGCTACGCGGTGTCCGGCGAGGGGCCGCTGGTGGTCCTGGTGATGGGCAGCGGAAGCCCGGGGCGAGTGTGGGACCTGCACCAGACGCCCGCCCTGGAGGCGGCCGGCTACCGGGTGGCCCGGGTGGACAACCGAGGCATCGCGCCCAGCGACGAGTGCCCCGAGGGCTTCACCATCGCCGACATGGCTGCCGACACCGCCGCGCTGATCGAGCACCTCGGCTCCCCAGCGGCGGTGGTGGGCACCTCGCTGGGGGCCCGGATCACCCAGGAGCTGGCGCTGACCCGCCCCGAGCTGGTGTCCCGGGCGGTGCTGTTCACCGCGCACGCCCGGCTGCGTCCCGCCCAGGCCGCCCTGTCGGCGGCGGAGGCGGAGCTGGCCGAGACCGGGCAGCGGGTGTCCCCGCGGTACTCCGCAGCGGTCACTGCGGCGCTGAACCTCTCTCCCCGCACGCTCGCCGACCCGTCCACCTGCCAGGAGTGGCTGGACGTCCTGGAGTTCTCCGCCGCCACCGGCGGGCCCGGGACGGCCGCACAGCTGCGGCTGGACAACGGCTTCGACCGCCGGAGCGCCTACCGCGGCATCCGGGTGCCCACGATGGTCGTGGCCTTCGCCGACGACCGGGTGATCGACCCCCAGCTGTGCCGCGAGGTGGCCGACGCCATCCCCGGCTGCCGTTACGAGGTAGTTGCCGACGCAGGGCACTTCGGCCTGCTGGAACGCCCCGAGCCGGCGAACGCCCTGCTGCTGGAATTCCTTTCCGGCCGCTGA
- a CDS encoding ABC transporter permease: MSAPVASRDKPAPSPRPLHHHARPAPGGLSQWLTLAGRHTRAMGTNGELVVSLVAPPIFALGFDLPLRSIMDSQGVDYGQFITPIIVLQAMSFIAVSSAVRAAYESVNGMTTRMRTMPVNPAAPLAGRMTASAVRVVVSLLSALLSGYLLGFRFENGVDNAVLFCGFAFVIALVLSIGADALGTLSHNPEATSQILTLPQLVLGMLSTGYVPEEGFPEWIQPFVRNQPVSHFCAVMRSLAEGTGDTTHVLPALLWLGGLAAAFTLASVHANLRRG; the protein is encoded by the coding sequence GTGAGCGCCCCGGTGGCTTCCCGCGACAAGCCCGCCCCCTCCCCCCGCCCGCTGCACCACCACGCTCGGCCGGCGCCCGGCGGGCTGTCGCAGTGGCTGACCCTGGCCGGTCGGCACACCCGGGCCATGGGCACCAACGGCGAGCTGGTGGTCTCCCTGGTCGCGCCGCCGATCTTCGCGCTCGGCTTCGACCTGCCGCTGCGCTCCATCATGGATTCCCAGGGCGTCGACTACGGGCAGTTCATCACCCCGATCATCGTGCTGCAGGCGATGAGCTTCATCGCGGTCTCCTCCGCCGTGCGGGCCGCCTACGAGTCGGTGAACGGCATGACCACGCGGATGCGGACGATGCCGGTGAACCCCGCGGCTCCGCTGGCCGGGCGAATGACCGCCTCGGCCGTGCGGGTGGTGGTGTCACTGCTGTCCGCGCTGCTGTCGGGCTACCTGTTGGGCTTCCGCTTCGAGAACGGCGTGGACAACGCGGTGCTGTTCTGCGGCTTCGCCTTCGTCATCGCCCTGGTGCTGTCCATCGGGGCTGACGCGCTGGGGACCCTGTCGCACAACCCTGAGGCGACCAGCCAGATCCTCACGCTGCCCCAGCTGGTGCTGGGCATGCTCTCCACCGGCTACGTGCCCGAGGAGGGCTTCCCCGAGTGGATCCAGCCGTTCGTGCGCAACCAGCCGGTGTCGCACTTCTGCGCAGTGATGCGGTCGCTGGCAGAGGGCACCGGGGACACCACGCACGTGCTGCCCGCGCTGCTGTGGCTGGGCGGGCTGGCCGCGGCCTTCACGCTGGCCTCGGTGCACGCCAACCTGCGGAGGGGCTAG
- a CDS encoding ABC transporter permease, whose amino-acid sequence MSTVTPPSRTPWPPSPTPRPAVTPPEPTGALAFLVPTRAAPERSLRALGPQSLLQARRLLTRWLRDPFTTIQALVYPAVTLVMLWVVLGDSIADATGQDALDGLVPMTALVGTMAGAVAGAVSLMGERDSGLVGRFWVMPVNRAGPIVGRLLAEMVRILLTTVIIVAVGLLIGFRFDRGLLAGLAMVGMPLLFGLGYSTLATAAALYSRRTTFVEMLSLATTILMFFNTGFVPLDAYPSWLQGPVQYQPMSCAVDTMKALAVGGPTLTPLLLLLAWTGGLVVVFGWPAIVGYGRAAGSARR is encoded by the coding sequence ATGAGCACTGTCACCCCACCCAGTCGCACCCCGTGGCCGCCCAGCCCCACGCCGCGCCCGGCCGTCACCCCGCCCGAGCCCACCGGCGCGCTGGCCTTCCTCGTGCCCACCCGGGCCGCACCCGAGCGGTCGCTGCGAGCGCTCGGACCGCAGAGCCTGCTGCAGGCCCGGCGGCTGCTCACGCGGTGGCTGCGCGACCCCTTCACCACCATCCAGGCACTGGTCTACCCCGCCGTCACGCTGGTGATGCTCTGGGTGGTGCTCGGTGACTCGATCGCCGACGCCACCGGGCAGGACGCTCTGGACGGGCTGGTGCCCATGACCGCGCTGGTGGGCACCATGGCCGGGGCGGTGGCGGGAGCGGTGTCGCTGATGGGTGAGCGCGACTCAGGGCTGGTGGGCAGGTTCTGGGTGATGCCGGTCAACCGGGCAGGGCCGATCGTCGGCCGTCTGCTCGCCGAGATGGTGCGCATCCTGCTCACCACGGTGATCATCGTCGCCGTCGGGCTGCTGATCGGCTTCCGCTTCGACCGGGGACTGCTGGCCGGGCTGGCCATGGTGGGGATGCCGCTGCTGTTCGGGCTGGGCTACTCCACCCTGGCCACCGCGGCCGCGCTCTACAGCCGCCGGACCACCTTCGTGGAGATGCTGTCGCTGGCCACCACCATCCTGATGTTCTTCAACACCGGGTTCGTGCCGCTGGACGCCTACCCCAGCTGGCTGCAGGGACCGGTGCAGTACCAGCCGATGTCCTGCGCGGTGGACACCATGAAGGCGCTGGCGGTGGGCGGACCCACGCTCACCCCGCTGCTGCTGCTGCTCGCCTGGACGGGCGGGCTGGTGGTGGTGTTCGGGTGGCCGGCCATCGTCGGCTACGGCCGGGCTGCGGGAAGTGCGCGCCGCTGA
- a CDS encoding MbtH family protein, with translation MSNPFDDADGRFRVLVNEENQHSLWPEFADVPAGWTVAFGTASRAECVSYVEESWTDMRPKSLVEAMEADARGTAS, from the coding sequence GTGAGCAACCCATTCGACGACGCGGACGGCCGTTTCCGGGTGCTGGTCAACGAGGAGAACCAGCACTCGCTGTGGCCGGAGTTCGCCGACGTGCCCGCGGGCTGGACCGTGGCGTTCGGCACCGCCTCCCGCGCGGAGTGCGTCAGCTACGTGGAGGAGAGCTGGACGGACATGCGGCCGAAGAGCCTCGTCGAGGCGATGGAGGCCGACGCCCGCGGCACGGCGAGCTGA